The stretch of DNA CAGGCTCCAGCGCTTTCAGATAATCTGCCATGGCTTTATCCTTATTGCTGACCGCAATCGTATACGGCCGCTCGCCGTCTTTTTCCGCTAAAGTCACGTCCGCACCGTGTTCAATCAGAAATTTGACCATCGCCATATTCCCCATCCGAGCAGCCACCGTTAACGGAGTCGCTTGATAAGGGTAGACCCTATCCGGCTTATTATAATTAATGTCCGCCCCCTGATCCAGTAAATACGTGAGTGTCCTCAGATCATGGTCCGACGCGGCTTGCCGCAATACGGGACCCCCATGCAGTTTGATATCTAATCCCAGCTCATGGATAAGCGGAATGTTCTTTTTGTTGCCATAGTAGGCCTGTGAATATGCATCTGACCCCGTTGCAGTGAGCTTGTCCAACTCGGCCCCTTGCTCTACAATGTACCTGACCATATCCTCCTTACAATAACGAACCGCTTGCAAAAAAGCCGGATTGTGATGGTCATTCAGATTGACACCGTGCTCTACCAGCAGCTTTACAACCTCCATTCTCTGCGATACGAGTGCCAAATCGAGCGGGCTTAACGTGATTCGTTTGCTAAGTACGATGCCCTCTTCAATATCCCAGCCTGCTTCAAGTGCAGCGTGCAAAGCCGGAAGGTTACCATTGTAAATATGCATTGCGATTTCCGGCAGCTCCTCGAACCTCCCTATATCTTTCAGAACGATCATCTATACCACTCCCGTTTCCAAATCTTATGTATTGTTTCGCACCCTCTTATTTCCCATTATAGTGTTCAGTTGACTGCCGGAACCTGGAACACCCCCAAGCTCCGGCCTTTCATTCTGCAGTAACCTAATATTGCTATAAGCCATACTAGTCCATAAACATGGTAGTGATCAGTCGAACTTCGATTAGCCGCTGATTGCTCGCATTAAATTTGAAGTTTGCAATTACCTGTTCACTGTAATA from Paenibacillus sp. CAA11 encodes:
- a CDS encoding ankyrin repeat domain-containing protein, which encodes MIVLKDIGRFEELPEIAMHIYNGNLPALHAALEAGWDIEEGIVLSKRITLSPLDLALVSQRMEVVKLLVEHGVNLNDHHNPAFLQAVRYCKEDMVRYIVEQGAELDKLTATGSDAYSQAYYGNKKNIPLIHELGLDIKLHGGPVLRQAASDHDLRTLTYLLDQGADINYNKPDRVYPYQATPLTVAARMGNMAMVKFLIEHGADVTLAEKDGERPYTIAVSNKDKAMADYLKALEPADFHNVENKKYELKKFNLTDELVSFLTGDKLRLELAQNEYEIRYIDFFTLTDTIQMKIGKQKLLRLSADIDNYSDLQLVWNPKKKGIIGCYDVEHQTYEDLCSFTEFLVQPEVYLIKFLEGEL